From the Burkholderia ubonensis genome, one window contains:
- a CDS encoding DUF695 domain-containing protein yields MTDAWGTFPARMGDHQAFISFNHAFAEIAETDPRTSLLSVRVALAHPTPDGLPGSDEFAELTRVETLLDAAVTGRNGVQVGRITVDNNQDFLFYVSFDEDTAAGIVDALADQTAYALQYAYHEDPDKETYWRTLYPTDDDWQLMRDMRGLDALLQKGDVGDVSRRVAHWAYFPDPSDAHQFADWAESKGYLVESVAPTEDGKSAVRFAHEGTMALADITRHTLEINREVRALGGNYDGWETSVEQAG; encoded by the coding sequence ATGACCGACGCCTGGGGAACCTTCCCGGCCAGAATGGGCGACCATCAGGCTTTCATCAGCTTCAATCACGCGTTCGCGGAAATCGCCGAGACCGACCCGCGCACGTCGCTGCTCAGCGTGCGCGTCGCGCTCGCGCATCCGACGCCCGACGGCCTGCCCGGCAGCGACGAATTCGCCGAACTCACGCGCGTCGAGACGCTGCTGGACGCCGCGGTGACCGGGCGCAACGGCGTACAGGTCGGCCGCATCACCGTCGACAACAACCAGGATTTCCTGTTTTACGTGTCGTTCGACGAAGACACCGCGGCCGGGATCGTCGACGCGCTGGCCGACCAGACGGCCTACGCACTTCAATACGCATACCACGAGGATCCGGACAAGGAGACCTACTGGCGCACGCTCTACCCGACCGACGACGACTGGCAATTGATGCGCGACATGCGCGGGCTCGACGCCCTGCTGCAAAAAGGCGACGTCGGCGACGTGAGCCGGCGCGTGGCGCACTGGGCCTACTTCCCCGATCCGAGCGACGCGCACCAGTTCGCCGACTGGGCCGAATCGAAGGGCTATCTGGTCGAATCGGTCGCGCCGACCGAGGACGGCAAATCGGCCGTGCGCTTCGCGCACGAAGGGACGATGGCGCTGGCCGACATCACGCGCCATACGCTCGAGATCAACCGCGAGGTGCGCGCGCTCGGCGGCAACTACGACGGTTGGGAAACGAGCGTCGAA